ATCTTCTAAGTGGTGGATTTGAAAATTCGATACACCAATAGCTTTGATTTTTCCAGCTTCATACAAGTCTTCTAATGCATGCCATGTTTCAATATAGTTTGGTGATGGCCAATGAATCAAATATAAATCTAAATAATCTGTTCCTAAACGTTCTAAGCTAGCAGCAAAAGCGGCTTTTGCTTCCTCATAACCATGATCGTAGTTCCAAACTTTAGAGGTGATAAATAATTCTTCTCTAGGAATTTCTGTTTCCTTAATGGCTGTTCCTACAAATTCTTCATTATTATAAATCATGGCTGTATCCAGATGGCGATAGCCATCATAAATAGCTGTTTTAACAGCTGTTTTTAGTTCCTCTTCTTCTTTAACTAGAAAAACACCTAAACCTAATTGTGGAATTTTAACACCATTTGCCATTGTTAAACTTTTCGTAATTGCTTGTTCCATTAATTGTCACGTCCTATTCTGTCGAATTTAACTTGATTAACGTTTTCTACTTAATCTTATAAAAGAGAATCATCTAAATCTTCATTATCTGCAAAAAAGGCTTTTAAATCGGCTTTTAATTGTGTGATTGCACCTTTTTGATCACTTTCAAAATTCAAAACGAGTAGTGGCTCATGTAAACTCAAACGCAACAACAACCAACCTGAACCATATTTCCCTGAAGTATTCACTCGAACGCCTTCTAAATTTCGCGGTTCAACATCTAAATCAACAGATTTATAAATAAATCCTCTAAAATCCTCTAAGACATTAGCACCAACCAACGTTAAATCATCCGAAAGAATTTTAAATCGAACTTCATCTGTTTCAACTGGCTGTTTTAAATCAGCAATTAAATCGCTGAGATTTTTGCCTTCCTTTTGTAAGGCTGCATCTGTCATGAGTATCTTAGCAACCAAATATGCACCATCATCCAAGAAATAATTTTCTTTTAACGCCGCATGCCCACTAGTTTCAATCGCTAAAGAAGTTGGAATTCCATCTTTATTTAGCTGAATCGCCCGATTAATCACATTACGATAACCTGTAATATAACGATTTTGCTTTCCGCCTAAACTTTCAATAAAGGTTTTTAAATGCTCAGAAGTTGTTGAATTTGTGACAATCGTCGTTCCAGGATTTTCTTTAATCAAAATCGCTGAAATCACTGCAATTAAATTATTTCGATTAAAAGGTTTCCCCTCATGATCTACTAATGCCGAACGATCAACGTCTGTATCAAAAATAACACCTAAATCAGCCTTATGAGTTCGTACTGCTTGCTGAATACTCATCATAGCCGTTTTATTATCTGGATTTGGAATATGATTTGGAAAATGACCATCAGGTTCTAAAAACTGACTTCCCTCGATATTCGCCCCTAACACAGCTAAAACATCTGTTGCAAAAAAGCCACCGGCACCATTTCCCGCATCAACAATAATATGTCGACCTTTTAATGGTTCTCGATAATTTTCTGAATCATTGATTCCTTCACGAATTTTTTCAACTAAATCACTAGCGTAATCTTTCAGTAGAAATCGATGGTTGACAAAGCCTTGCATATTCCCCCAGTAAACATATTGCCAATCTGCATGTTCTAAGATATAGGTGATATCTTCTTTTTCAGCGCCACCCTCTTTAGTGAAAAACTTCAAACCGTTGTATTCATAAGGCAAATGACTAGCTGTAATCATGATCGCTGCATCACAATCATAGTCTACATATTGTGTTGCCATAAACATAGCGGGTGTTGTTGCTAATCCAACATCAATTACTTCAAAATTCGCATTTACTAGCCCTTCGATTAAAGCGCTTTTAATTTTTTCGGCAGAAAGACGACTATCATGCCCAACAGCAATTCGTAAAGGATAATGTGGATCATCTACTGCTAACTTTTTTATTTCTTTTAACCAAGAAGCAAATCCGTAAGCAATTCGTTCAACCCGATCACTATTTAAGGAAACTACTTGTTTTTCAGTTTCAATTGCAATTCCGCGAACATCGGAACCGTTTTGTAACATCGTTAACATTGGAATACTAGACTCATTCATTCAATCATTCCCCCTATTATCGTTGATTATTGGTTAAAAATTCGTCCATTGATTAAAGTAATCATACATTTTTTGAGCTTCATCTTCATCTTTTGAAATCACTAAAATCGTGTCATTTCCCCCGACCGTTCCTACCATTTCAGGAAAATCAATGGCATCTAGTAAAGCCGCTACAACATGAGCATTTCCTGGAATCGTCATAATAATCGTCATGAATTGAACTTGTGTTAATCGAATCACTACTTCACCAATCGTCTGTTCTAATTTTTCTTGATCGGAAAGCTTGTTTTGTTGGAACAAGGTATATTTTACATTACCTTTTGAAGAAGTAGTTTTGACTAAATTCATTTCTTTAATATCACGAGAAATCGTTGCTTGCGTGGCATCCACGCCTTCTTCTTTCAAGTACTGTAATAATTCCTCTTGAGTAGCAACATCATGATTATTGATAATTTGTTTAATCACCAGCTGCCTATTTGTTTTCTTCATAATCAGAAAACCTCCTTTTTTAATTCCTACCTCCCATTATACCAAACGAAACGATATTCTGCTTTTATTTCCCATTCATTTTTATGAAAATGT
The sequence above is a segment of the Carnobacterium gallinarum DSM 4847 genome. Coding sequences within it:
- a CDS encoding aldo/keto reductase, whose protein sequence is MEQAITKSLTMANGVKIPQLGLGVFLVKEEEELKTAVKTAIYDGYRHLDTAMIYNNEEFVGTAIKETEIPREELFITSKVWNYDHGYEEAKAAFAASLERLGTDYLDLYLIHWPSPNYIETWHALEDLYEAGKIKAIGVSNFQIHHLEDLLAHAKIKPMINQIETHPEFPQNELHEFMKKEGILHEAWGPLGQGKHDLLSNPILVELAEKYNKTPAQIVLRWHVEREIIVIPKSVTPHRIKENSLIFDFSLTEEDMGKIATLNTGTRYATSPDNEEFLTKTSIRPE
- a CDS encoding phosphoglucomutase; protein product: MNESSIPMLTMLQNGSDVRGIAIETEKQVVSLNSDRVERIAYGFASWLKEIKKLAVDDPHYPLRIAVGHDSRLSAEKIKSALIEGLVNANFEVIDVGLATTPAMFMATQYVDYDCDAAIMITASHLPYEYNGLKFFTKEGGAEKEDITYILEHADWQYVYWGNMQGFVNHRFLLKDYASDLVEKIREGINDSENYREPLKGRHIIVDAGNGAGGFFATDVLAVLGANIEGSQFLEPDGHFPNHIPNPDNKTAMMSIQQAVRTHKADLGVIFDTDVDRSALVDHEGKPFNRNNLIAVISAILIKENPGTTIVTNSTTSEHLKTFIESLGGKQNRYITGYRNVINRAIQLNKDGIPTSLAIETSGHAALKENYFLDDGAYLVAKILMTDAALQKEGKNLSDLIADLKQPVETDEVRFKILSDDLTLVGANVLEDFRGFIYKSVDLDVEPRNLEGVRVNTSGKYGSGWLLLRLSLHEPLLVLNFESDQKGAITQLKADLKAFFADNEDLDDSLL
- the argR gene encoding arginine repressor: MKKTNRQLVIKQIINNHDVATQEELLQYLKEEGVDATQATISRDIKEMNLVKTTSSKGNVKYTLFQQNKLSDQEKLEQTIGEVVIRLTQVQFMTIIMTIPGNAHVVAALLDAIDFPEMVGTVGGNDTILVISKDEDEAQKMYDYFNQWTNF